One window of the Labilibaculum sp. genome contains the following:
- a CDS encoding efflux RND transporter periplasmic adaptor subunit, which yields MKLMKMSILTAILSVGIFACNEKAEPKTEVIQPVKVYKVENNADESVKVFTGLVKESREVKLAFQIPGPLVNLNVNEGQFVKKGDLVAALNERDYLVQLESANANFENAKLQAERYTALYEKKSTSKSVYDQIQVAYKLAKARKEAAENALKDTKIYAPFSGYVQAMYAENFEKVAAGQPIVSLLDLSNLEVSVALSENDFFQNKLFTDFNAKFENFPNVDFNLKLIEIEKKPNGDNFFRMRLKIDTQNKQIVPGMVASVTTKLKATTTIHCKVPVESVFSKGGKSYVWVYNESTNCVKSKEVQMKGFDSMGMINIIKGISKGDLIVSAGINSLREGQKVKQLLQKSNSNIGGQL from the coding sequence TAATGAAGATGTCAATTCTAACGGCAATATTGTCGGTTGGGATTTTTGCATGTAATGAAAAGGCGGAGCCCAAAACGGAAGTAATTCAGCCAGTAAAGGTATATAAGGTTGAGAACAATGCTGATGAATCAGTTAAAGTGTTTACTGGTTTGGTTAAAGAATCACGAGAAGTAAAATTAGCCTTTCAAATTCCAGGTCCCCTTGTTAATTTGAATGTAAACGAGGGACAGTTTGTTAAAAAGGGCGATTTAGTAGCTGCGTTAAATGAACGTGATTATCTGGTGCAATTGGAATCGGCCAATGCTAATTTTGAGAATGCAAAACTTCAGGCCGAAAGATATACTGCATTGTACGAGAAAAAAAGCACCTCGAAAAGTGTCTATGATCAAATTCAAGTGGCATATAAATTGGCAAAAGCTCGAAAAGAAGCTGCTGAAAATGCATTGAAAGATACAAAGATTTACGCGCCGTTTTCTGGATATGTACAAGCTATGTATGCTGAGAATTTCGAGAAAGTTGCTGCAGGTCAGCCTATCGTTTCTCTTTTGGATTTAAGTAATTTGGAAGTTTCTGTTGCCTTAAGCGAAAATGATTTTTTTCAAAATAAATTATTTACAGATTTCAATGCCAAATTCGAAAATTTCCCCAATGTTGATTTTAACTTGAAATTAATTGAGATAGAAAAAAAACCAAACGGAGATAATTTTTTTAGGATGAGATTGAAAATCGATACTCAGAATAAACAAATTGTTCCGGGAATGGTGGCAAGTGTTACCACAAAATTGAAAGCTACAACTACTATACATTGTAAAGTACCGGTAGAGTCTGTTTTTAGTAAAGGGGGAAAATCGTATGTGTGGGTTTACAATGAGAGCACGAATTGCGTAAAAAGCAAAGAGGTGCAGATGAAAGGTTTTGATTCCATGGGAATGATTAACATCATTAAAGGCATTTCAAAAGGGGATTTGATTGTATCGGCTGGTATTAATAGTCTTCGTGAAGGTCAAAAAGTAAAGCAATTACTTCAAAAGTCAAACTCTAATATCGGAGGTCAGTTATGA